One genomic region from Catenovulum adriaticum encodes:
- a CDS encoding TonB-dependent siderophore receptor produces MKYLNTFNKAILAVSVAQICQVGYAAEQNSENEIERIDVIGQASYRSTATKSTLSPINSPVSVSVLDQALLNQRQADSVTKALRYVSGVTTESRASITIFDQFNMRGFDTYQSFYDGLPLLTNNLWNLYPQVDAFATESIEVLKGPASSLYGLVPPGGLVNQVAKYPTGSEQAMVRATIGSHGMLELGADISGQLHQQLDYRLVLLGKKRDGQQVTTENERITIAPTVTLNLSEQTSLSLNAYYQNDPKMVPSTPLPAVGTLYSAPYGKLASDAYAGDKNWNHFEREVLMLGYKLNHQFESGWTFLQKFRFTDAHGEQRNLYNNGLADDQQTLTRSAYRTNENIEGFVLDNQLAGLINTGDVTHHLLFGFDYQDSESDVNYQDTLGTQTASIDLSNPNHDLLDITQLPIDFYSEAHDINIQQKGLYAQDEIKFSKLSVILNARFDKFNSQDKADNVYNGSEYGSNTKIDQDQFSGRIAAMYNFESGLRPYINYSESFEPASGVDSVTNETFKPTTAQQKELGLKYQSDDNSLTFSSAYFIITKQNVVVNTPDFALKTQTGEVESKGFEFELNTQITDDFILTTNYTHLDMEVTKDKLDPELVGKTPVWVAQEMASVWANYYFSNTLEGLMLGGGARYVGKSQLDKYNTDTVPSYTLLDAVMAYKLANHDVQITGSVSNLTDKRFVGACYDADNCWMGADRTFELGIQVGF; encoded by the coding sequence ATGAAATATTTAAATACCTTCAATAAAGCTATTTTAGCGGTGAGCGTAGCTCAAATATGTCAAGTCGGTTATGCAGCCGAACAAAACTCTGAAAACGAAATTGAACGCATCGACGTCATTGGCCAAGCGTCTTATCGCAGCACCGCCACTAAATCTACGCTAAGCCCAATTAATTCGCCGGTTAGTGTTTCCGTACTTGATCAAGCATTGCTCAACCAGCGCCAAGCTGATTCTGTGACAAAAGCATTAAGGTATGTTTCAGGTGTGACCACCGAAAGCCGAGCCAGTATTACCATATTCGACCAATTTAATATGCGCGGTTTTGACACGTACCAAAGCTTTTATGATGGCTTGCCATTATTAACAAATAATTTGTGGAATTTATATCCTCAAGTGGATGCATTTGCCACTGAATCAATCGAGGTTTTAAAAGGGCCTGCCTCATCGCTTTACGGTTTAGTCCCTCCGGGCGGCTTAGTTAATCAAGTAGCAAAATATCCTACTGGCTCAGAACAAGCCATGGTACGAGCCACTATCGGCTCCCACGGGATGTTAGAATTAGGCGCAGACATAAGCGGTCAACTTCATCAACAACTAGATTACCGTTTAGTATTATTAGGCAAAAAGCGAGATGGTCAGCAAGTTACAACTGAAAATGAAAGAATAACAATTGCCCCTACAGTCACTTTAAATTTGTCTGAGCAAACCAGTTTAAGTTTAAATGCTTATTATCAAAACGATCCTAAAATGGTGCCTTCTACTCCCTTGCCAGCCGTAGGAACGCTTTATTCTGCACCTTATGGCAAACTCGCGTCTGATGCCTATGCTGGTGATAAAAATTGGAACCACTTTGAACGAGAAGTATTGATGTTGGGGTATAAACTAAACCATCAATTTGAAAGCGGCTGGACTTTTTTACAAAAATTTAGATTTACCGATGCGCATGGCGAACAGCGCAACCTGTACAATAATGGCTTAGCTGACGATCAACAAACATTAACCCGCTCAGCATATCGCACAAATGAGAATATAGAAGGTTTTGTGCTCGATAATCAATTGGCAGGTTTAATTAATACTGGCGACGTCACCCATCATTTGTTATTTGGTTTCGATTATCAAGATTCAGAATCTGATGTAAATTATCAAGATACGCTAGGCACACAAACGGCTTCCATCGATTTATCTAATCCTAATCATGATTTACTAGATATTACCCAATTGCCCATTGATTTTTATTCAGAAGCGCATGATATCAACATTCAACAAAAAGGGTTATACGCACAAGACGAAATTAAATTTAGTAAGCTTTCGGTTATATTAAATGCACGCTTTGATAAATTTAACAGTCAAGACAAAGCCGATAATGTTTATAACGGTAGCGAATACGGCAGTAATACAAAAATAGACCAGGATCAGTTTTCTGGACGAATTGCAGCAATGTACAACTTTGAATCTGGTTTGCGCCCTTACATAAATTACTCTGAGTCATTTGAACCAGCATCGGGAGTAGATTCGGTCACGAATGAAACCTTTAAACCAACTACAGCTCAGCAAAAAGAACTCGGTTTAAAATACCAATCTGATGATAATTCACTCACTTTTTCTAGTGCTTATTTTATTATCACCAAACAAAATGTTGTGGTGAATACGCCTGATTTTGCACTGAAAACACAAACGGGTGAAGTAGAGTCTAAAGGGTTTGAATTTGAATTAAATACGCAAATAACAGACGACTTTATACTAACCACTAATTACACTCACTTAGATATGGAAGTGACTAAAGATAAACTTGATCCGGAGTTAGTGGGTAAAACACCCGTTTGGGTTGCTCAAGAAATGGCTTCTGTTTGGGCTAACTACTACTTTTCAAATACACTCGAAGGTTTAATGTTAGGTGGTGGTGCTCGCTACGTAGGTAAAAGCCAATTAGATAAATATAACACCGACACCGTCCCATCTTATACATTGTTAGATGCGGTTATGGCTTATAAACTTGCAAATCATGATGTGCAAATAACCGGCAGCGTAAGTAATTTAACTGACAAACGCTTTGTGGGTGCCTGTTATGACGCAGACAATTGCTGGATGGGTGCCGATCGCACTTTTGAATTAGGGATCCAAGTTGGCTTTTAA